In the genome of Rhizobium sp. CC-YZS058, one region contains:
- the phnC gene encoding phosphonate ABC transporter ATP-binding protein, with amino-acid sequence MSAIAVSGLSKTYGHTQALKAVSLELERGEMVALIGASGSGKSTLIRHIAGLEAADQGSGRITILDELTQSGGRFIRRARRGRVAVIFQQFNLVGRLSVLTNVLIGHLGRCPRWRGTFGLFNRVEKDSAQAALARVGIPQVAAQRASTLSGGQQQRAAIARCLVQEAQILIADEPISALDPSAARRVMDVLSDINVKDGITVLVSLHQVEYARRYCRRTIAMRDGAIVYDGPSTALSNSFLAELYGAASEELVLPDGPADLSAPATAGPKQLQPGLIPA; translated from the coding sequence ATGAGTGCGATCGCTGTTTCCGGTCTGTCGAAGACCTATGGTCATACGCAGGCTCTCAAGGCCGTCAGCCTGGAGCTCGAACGCGGCGAGATGGTGGCGCTGATCGGCGCCTCCGGCTCCGGCAAGAGCACGCTGATCCGCCATATCGCCGGGCTCGAAGCGGCCGATCAGGGGAGCGGGCGGATCACCATTCTGGATGAGCTGACGCAGAGCGGCGGCCGTTTCATCCGCCGGGCGCGGCGTGGCCGCGTTGCGGTCATCTTCCAGCAATTCAATCTCGTCGGCCGCCTCTCGGTGCTGACCAACGTGCTCATCGGTCATCTCGGCCGCTGCCCGCGCTGGCGGGGCACCTTCGGCCTGTTCAACCGGGTGGAGAAGGACAGCGCGCAGGCCGCGCTCGCCCGGGTCGGCATTCCCCAGGTCGCCGCCCAGCGCGCCTCGACCTTGTCGGGCGGGCAGCAGCAGCGCGCGGCCATTGCCCGCTGCCTCGTGCAGGAAGCGCAGATCCTGATTGCCGACGAACCGATTTCCGCGCTCGATCCATCGGCCGCGCGGCGGGTGATGGATGTGCTCTCCGACATCAACGTGAAAGACGGCATCACCGTGCTCGTCTCGCTCCACCAGGTCGAATATGCGCGGCGCTATTGCCGGCGCACCATCGCCATGCGGGACGGCGCGATCGTCTATGACGGCCCCTCGACCGCGCTTTCCAACAGCTTCCTGGCCGAGCTCTACGGCGCCGCCTCGGAAGAACTCGTTCTGCCGGATGGACCGGCGGATCTGTCGGCCCCTGCCACGGCAGGACCGAAGCAGCTGCAGCCGGGGCTGATCCCGGCCTGA
- a CDS encoding acetyltransferase, with translation MPKLSAFKPHVDATAEISQSTLGRFTEVASGARLSETELGDYSYVMEDCAIWCATIGKFANIASAVRINAPNHPTWRATLHHFTYRAADYFDGAENEAEFFEWRRARRVVIGHDVWIGHGATVLSGVTIGNGAVIGADAVVSRDVAPYTIVGGVPARLIKPRFPAALGARMDRLAWWDWPHDALERALADFRTLSAEAFVDRHDSADVIEPLPNLHHAVRNGATIAGNEGDAA, from the coding sequence ATGCCGAAGCTCAGCGCGTTTAAACCCCATGTCGACGCGACAGCGGAAATCAGCCAGTCGACGCTCGGTCGCTTCACCGAAGTGGCGTCCGGCGCACGCCTCTCCGAGACCGAACTCGGCGACTATTCCTACGTGATGGAGGACTGCGCGATCTGGTGTGCCACGATCGGCAAGTTCGCCAACATCGCCTCCGCGGTGCGCATCAACGCCCCCAACCATCCAACCTGGCGGGCGACGCTGCATCATTTCACCTATCGTGCCGCGGACTATTTCGACGGCGCAGAAAACGAGGCTGAGTTCTTCGAGTGGCGGCGGGCGCGGCGGGTGGTGATCGGGCATGATGTCTGGATCGGCCATGGTGCAACCGTGCTGTCCGGCGTCACGATCGGCAATGGCGCGGTGATCGGGGCCGACGCCGTCGTCTCCCGCGATGTCGCGCCCTATACGATCGTCGGCGGCGTGCCGGCCCGGCTGATCAAGCCGCGCTTTCCCGCAGCGCTCGGCGCGCGCATGGACCGGCTCGCCTGGTGGGACTGGCCGCATGACGCGCTCGAACGGGCTCTCGCCGATTTCCGCACCCTGTCGGCGGAAGCCTTCGTCGACCGCCATGACAGCGCAGATGTCATCGAACCGTTACCCAACCTTCATCATGCCGTGAGGAACGGCGCGACAATAGCCGGAAACGAGGGGGATGCCGCATGA
- the phnL gene encoding phosphonate C-P lyase system protein PhnL produces the protein MPDDAVLSLRDVAKSFTMHLRGGLRLPVVDHVAFDLSAGECVVLGGPSGIGKSSILRMVYGNYAIDRGAILIRDGAGAPRDLGAGDPHLVLSLRQSSIGYVSQFLRAVPRVAALDVVAEPLVARGVDREKARARAATLLHRLHLPEPLFSLPPATFSGGERQRVNIARGFITDHPILLLDEPTASLDPVNRDVVIAMIREKLALGTAILGIFHDQPVRDAVATRTIDVSAFSARRAA, from the coding sequence ATGCCGGACGATGCCGTGCTCAGCCTGCGCGATGTCGCCAAATCCTTCACCATGCATCTGCGCGGCGGCCTGCGGCTGCCGGTTGTCGATCATGTCGCCTTCGATCTCTCGGCCGGTGAGTGCGTCGTCCTCGGCGGCCCCTCCGGCATCGGCAAGTCCTCGATCCTGCGCATGGTCTACGGCAACTATGCCATCGACCGCGGCGCGATCCTGATCCGTGACGGCGCCGGCGCGCCGCGCGATCTCGGCGCCGGCGATCCGCATCTCGTCCTGTCCCTGAGGCAGTCGTCGATCGGCTATGTCAGCCAGTTCCTGCGCGCCGTTCCGCGCGTGGCCGCCCTCGATGTGGTGGCGGAACCGCTGGTCGCACGCGGCGTGGACCGGGAGAAGGCGCGGGCGCGGGCCGCCACGCTGCTGCACCGCCTGCACCTGCCCGAGCCGCTGTTCTCGCTGCCGCCAGCCACCTTCTCGGGCGGTGAGAGGCAGCGCGTCAACATCGCACGCGGCTTCATCACCGACCACCCGATCCTGCTCCTCGACGAGCCGACGGCGTCGCTCGACCCGGTCAATCGCGATGTGGTCATCGCAATGATCCGCGAGAAGCTCGCCTTGGGCACGGCGATCCTCGGCATCTTCCACGACCAGCCGGTGCGCGATGCGGTGGCGACCCGCACCATCGACGTCTCCGCCTTTTCCGCCCGGAGGGCTGCATGA
- the phnK gene encoding phosphonate C-P lyase system protein PhnK, with the protein MSEPILSVRALEHRYGSFIGCTGIDFDVHPGEVMAIVGESGSGKTTLLNCMSGRLMPTSGIVQYRMRDGRFADLAALGEAERRFLMRTDWGFVHQNPADGLRMRVSAGANVGERLMAVGERHYGALRQTAIDWLGRVEIAAERIDDQPVAFSGGMRQRLQIARNLVTRPRLIFMDEPTGGLDVSVQARVLDLLRTLVADLGLSVILVTHDLAVARLLSQRMIVMKSGRIVEAGLTDRVLDDPHHAYTQLLVASIPES; encoded by the coding sequence ATGAGCGAGCCCATCCTGTCCGTTCGCGCTCTCGAACACCGCTATGGCAGCTTCATCGGCTGCACGGGCATTGATTTCGATGTCCATCCCGGCGAGGTCATGGCGATCGTCGGGGAATCGGGCTCCGGCAAGACGACTCTGCTCAACTGCATGTCCGGCCGGCTGATGCCCACGAGCGGGATCGTGCAGTATCGGATGCGCGACGGTCGCTTCGCCGACCTTGCCGCGCTTGGCGAAGCGGAACGCCGCTTCCTGATGCGCACCGACTGGGGCTTCGTGCACCAGAACCCGGCCGACGGGCTGCGCATGCGGGTCTCTGCCGGCGCCAATGTCGGCGAGCGGCTGATGGCGGTAGGCGAGCGGCATTACGGCGCCCTTCGCCAGACGGCGATCGACTGGCTCGGCCGGGTGGAGATCGCCGCCGAGCGGATCGACGATCAGCCGGTCGCCTTCTCGGGCGGCATGCGCCAGCGCCTGCAGATCGCGCGCAACCTCGTCACCCGGCCGCGGCTGATCTTCATGGACGAGCCGACCGGCGGTCTCGATGTCTCCGTCCAGGCGCGCGTGCTCGATCTCCTGCGCACCCTCGTCGCCGATCTCGGCCTGTCCGTCATTCTCGTCACCCACGACCTCGCCGTCGCGCGCCTCCTGTCGCAGCGCATGATCGTGATGAAGAGCGGGCGCATCGTGGAAGCAGGCCTGACCGACCGGGTGCTGGACGATCCGCATCACGCCTATACCCAACTTCTCGTCGCCTCGATCCCGGAGAGCTGA
- a CDS encoding alpha-D-ribose 1-methylphosphonate 5-phosphate C-P-lyase PhnJ translates to MTLPAYNFAYLDEQTKRMIRRAILKAIAIPGYQVPFASREMPMPYGWGTGGVQVTAAILGPEDVLKVIDQGADDTTNAVSIRAFFAKTAGVETTTRTEAATIIQTRHRIPETPLKEGQTLVYQVPIPEPLRFLEPRETETRVMHGLEEYGLIHVKLYEDIAQHGHIATSYAYPVKVEGRYVMDPSPIPKFDNPKMSDNPALQLFGAGREKRIYALPPFTKVVSLDFEDHPFAVQRFSQRCALCDAAGVYLDEVVTDDRGGRMFVCSDTDHCETRRADGHHGAELPQSESRPLEVRP, encoded by the coding sequence ATGACCCTTCCCGCCTATAACTTCGCTTATCTCGACGAACAGACCAAGCGCATGATCCGCCGCGCGATCCTGAAAGCGATCGCCATTCCCGGCTATCAGGTGCCCTTCGCCTCGCGCGAAATGCCGATGCCCTATGGCTGGGGTACGGGCGGCGTTCAGGTGACGGCCGCCATTCTCGGCCCGGAGGATGTGCTGAAGGTGATCGACCAGGGGGCGGACGACACCACCAACGCCGTCTCGATCCGCGCCTTCTTCGCCAAGACCGCCGGCGTCGAGACGACGACGCGGACCGAGGCGGCGACGATCATCCAGACCCGGCACCGCATCCCCGAGACTCCGCTGAAGGAAGGCCAGACACTGGTCTACCAGGTGCCGATCCCCGAACCGCTGCGCTTCCTCGAACCGCGGGAGACCGAGACGCGGGTCATGCACGGGCTCGAGGAATATGGCCTTATCCATGTGAAGCTCTATGAGGACATCGCCCAGCACGGCCATATCGCAACCTCCTATGCCTATCCGGTCAAGGTCGAGGGGCGCTATGTGATGGATCCCTCCCCCATCCCCAAATTCGACAATCCAAAGATGAGCGACAATCCGGCGCTGCAGCTTTTCGGCGCCGGGCGGGAAAAGCGCATCTATGCGCTGCCACCCTTCACCAAAGTGGTCAGCCTCGATTTCGAGGATCACCCCTTTGCCGTCCAGCGCTTCTCGCAGCGCTGCGCGCTCTGCGACGCGGCCGGCGTGTACCTGGACGAGGTGGTCACCGACGATCGCGGCGGGCGAATGTTCGTCTGCTCCGACACCGATCATTGCGAAACCCGCCGCGCAGACGGCCATCACGGCGCGGAGCTGCCTCAGTCCGAAAGCCGTCCCTTGGAGGTCCGGCCATGA
- a CDS encoding carbon-phosphorus lyase complex subunit PhnI, whose product MYVAVKGGEAAIEEAHRLLADRRRGDRDVPALSIDQIAGQLSLAVDRVMAEGSLFDPALAAMAVRQARGDLIEAIFLVRAYRTTLPRFGASTPVDTAAMHIERRISATYKDLPGGQLLGPTFDYTHRLIDPDMAGDHPVAPPNRRPVEAQEAAPRVTDLLDAEGLIEPDRPSDAQPGDLTRDPVDFPVGRDLRLQALARGDEGFLLALGYSTQRGYGRTHPFVGEIRIGLVDLEIEVPELGFSVVIGEVRVTECQMVSQFKGTSGEGPRFTRGYGLVFGQSERKAMAMSLVDRALRADEFDEQRLAPAQDEEFVIAHCDNVQATGFVEHLKLPHYVDFHAELDLLRRLRAAAAHETGDDLDPVQQEAAE is encoded by the coding sequence ATGTATGTTGCCGTGAAGGGTGGCGAAGCCGCCATCGAGGAGGCCCATCGTCTTCTCGCCGATCGTCGGCGAGGGGATCGCGACGTCCCCGCGCTCTCCATCGACCAGATCGCCGGGCAGCTGTCGCTTGCCGTCGATCGGGTGATGGCCGAGGGGTCGCTGTTCGATCCGGCGCTGGCCGCCATGGCTGTCCGCCAGGCGCGGGGGGATCTCATCGAGGCGATCTTCCTCGTGCGGGCCTATCGTACAACCTTGCCGCGCTTCGGCGCCAGCACGCCGGTCGATACGGCCGCGATGCATATCGAACGGCGGATCTCCGCCACCTACAAGGACCTTCCCGGCGGACAGCTGCTCGGCCCGACCTTCGATTATACCCATCGCCTGATCGACCCGGACATGGCTGGCGACCATCCCGTCGCCCCGCCGAACCGGCGGCCGGTCGAGGCGCAGGAGGCGGCGCCGCGCGTCACCGATCTGCTCGATGCAGAAGGGCTGATCGAACCCGACCGCCCTTCCGATGCGCAGCCCGGCGACCTCACCCGCGATCCCGTCGATTTTCCCGTCGGGCGCGACCTGCGCCTTCAGGCGCTGGCCCGCGGCGACGAAGGGTTTCTGCTGGCACTCGGCTATTCCACCCAGCGCGGCTATGGCCGGACCCATCCCTTCGTCGGCGAAATCCGCATCGGTCTCGTCGATCTCGAAATCGAAGTCCCGGAACTGGGCTTTTCGGTGGTCATCGGCGAAGTCCGGGTGACCGAATGCCAGATGGTGTCGCAGTTCAAGGGCACGTCGGGCGAGGGCCCGCGCTTTACCCGCGGCTATGGCCTCGTCTTCGGCCAGTCCGAGCGCAAGGCCATGGCCATGAGCCTCGTCGACCGCGCGTTGCGCGCCGACGAGTTCGACGAGCAGCGGCTGGCGCCGGCCCAGGACGAGGAATTCGTCATTGCTCATTGTGACAATGTCCAGGCGACCGGCTTCGTCGAACATCTCAAGCTCCCCCACTATGTCGACTTCCACGCCGAACTCGACCTGTTGCGCCGGCTCCGTGCGGCGGCCGCTCATGAAACGGGCGACGATCTCGATCCTGTCCAGCAGGAGGCCGCGGAATGA
- the phnH gene encoding phosphonate C-P lyase system protein PhnH, translated as MSTLLADGGFKDTAFSAQAVFRRVMDAFSRPGTIVSLDGFCAPPPRLGMATGAFLLALSDYDTPVWLEDPDLRASCAAWLGFQTGAPLASEAASAAFAVLAPSTLSARWAAFAKGESAYPDRSTTLILPVSAFAGGPSLILKGPGIEHQVRIAPLGLVPDFVAAQAANRALFPLGHDLLLTCGGQALALPRTTMIEEG; from the coding sequence ATGAGCACGTTGCTTGCCGACGGCGGGTTCAAGGATACGGCGTTCTCGGCACAGGCCGTGTTCCGGCGGGTGATGGATGCCTTCTCCAGACCGGGGACGATCGTCTCGCTGGACGGGTTCTGCGCGCCCCCGCCCCGTCTCGGCATGGCGACCGGCGCGTTCCTCCTGGCGCTTTCCGATTATGATACGCCGGTCTGGCTCGAGGATCCGGATCTGCGTGCGTCCTGCGCCGCCTGGCTCGGCTTCCAGACGGGGGCGCCCCTTGCTTCGGAAGCGGCATCCGCCGCCTTTGCGGTCCTGGCTCCATCCACGCTGTCGGCGCGATGGGCTGCCTTCGCGAAGGGCGAGAGCGCCTATCCGGATCGTTCCACCACTCTGATCCTTCCCGTTTCTGCCTTTGCAGGCGGGCCGTCGCTGATCCTGAAAGGGCCGGGCATCGAGCATCAGGTGCGGATCGCGCCCCTGGGGCTCGTTCCGGATTTCGTCGCGGCGCAGGCCGCCAATCGCGCGCTCTTCCCGCTTGGGCACGATCTCCTTCTGACCTGCGGCGGGCAGGCGCTGGCATTGCCGCGCACGACCATGATCGAGGAGGGTTGA
- the phnG gene encoding phosphonate C-P lyase system protein PhnG → MSGNRRKRTLDALAALDLETLQRLHDRHLSAAPRAEAVRGPEVGLVMVRGRIGGGGAPFNLGEASVTRASVRLPSGELGHAVILGRDPAKAALVAHCDALGQTAEWQRVVDAQIVAPSLAEANERRRKRAEETAATRVEFFTMVRGEDA, encoded by the coding sequence ATGAGCGGAAATAGACGGAAACGGACACTGGACGCCCTGGCGGCGCTCGATCTCGAAACCCTCCAGAGGCTGCATGACCGCCACCTGTCGGCTGCGCCGCGCGCAGAGGCAGTGCGCGGCCCGGAGGTTGGCCTCGTCATGGTGCGTGGGCGGATCGGCGGAGGCGGCGCGCCCTTCAATCTCGGCGAGGCCAGCGTCACCCGCGCCTCGGTCCGCCTGCCGAGCGGCGAACTCGGCCATGCCGTCATCCTCGGCCGCGACCCCGCCAAGGCCGCGCTCGTCGCGCACTGCGATGCTCTCGGGCAAACGGCGGAGTGGCAGAGGGTGGTCGATGCGCAAATTGTCGCCCCCTCCCTGGCGGAGGCGAACGAACGGAGGCGCAAGAGAGCCGAAGAGACCGCCGCGACGCGGGTCGAGTTCTTCACCATGGTTCGGGGAGAAGACGCATGA
- the phnF gene encoding phosphonate metabolism transcriptional regulator PhnF, giving the protein MNDLDDGVARWRRVADALRGGIADGSLVGQLPPEAELAERHGVNRHTVRRAIAMLAAEGILRAERGRGTFINSVAPRITYPIGARARFSENMTRQSLEPSGRLIGAEKVSASAGLAAKLSLSPGAPLFRLEHLAVVGGVPLSRSTSHFPAERFPEIVTAYAETGSITQALARSGLSDYRRLETRVSAMHVPPADAELLHCSHDAIILISEAIDVDPSDTPIQHIRTRFLADRLDLVFTTPMG; this is encoded by the coding sequence ATGAACGATCTTGATGACGGTGTGGCGCGGTGGCGGCGGGTTGCGGATGCCTTGCGGGGCGGCATCGCCGATGGATCGCTCGTCGGGCAACTGCCGCCGGAAGCGGAGCTCGCCGAACGCCACGGCGTCAACCGGCATACGGTGCGCCGGGCGATCGCCATGCTCGCGGCCGAAGGGATCCTGCGGGCAGAGCGCGGCCGCGGCACCTTCATCAATTCCGTTGCGCCGCGCATCACCTATCCCATCGGCGCGCGCGCGCGCTTTTCGGAAAATATGACACGCCAGTCGCTCGAGCCCTCGGGGCGGTTGATCGGCGCGGAAAAGGTTTCGGCGTCTGCGGGCCTTGCTGCGAAACTCTCGCTCTCACCCGGCGCGCCGCTCTTCAGGCTGGAACATCTGGCCGTGGTCGGCGGCGTTCCGCTGTCGCGATCCACCTCGCATTTTCCGGCGGAGCGGTTCCCGGAGATCGTCACCGCCTATGCCGAAACCGGCTCGATCACCCAGGCCTTGGCGCGATCGGGGCTCAGCGATTATCGACGGCTGGAAACAAGGGTAAGCGCGATGCATGTCCCGCCCGCCGATGCCGAACTCCTGCACTGCAGCCACGACGCCATCATCCTTATCAGCGAAGCGATCGACGTCGACCCCTCCGACACCCCGATCCAACACATCCGCACCCGCTTCCTCGCCGACCGGCTCGACCTGGTCTTCACGACGCCGATGGGGTGA
- a CDS encoding ABC transporter ATP-binding protein, with protein MAVPLLSVRNLSKHYDDRGSRLTILHDVSFEIGKGEVVGLVGESGSGKTTIGRSVLRLVEPSSGSVRYDGVELTTLSAKEMQKARPRMQYVFQDPFASLSPRMTVGQILTEGLGIQGIGNAAERVARARQSLELVDLPGDAMNRYAYEFSGGQRQRIGIARALTLAPEFIVADEPVSALDVSIQAQVINLLRDLQQRLGLTMLFISHDLAVVEYICDRVIVLYLGRIMEIARSEELYSRPQHPYTRALLSAIPTPDVDAKRDRQILTGDIPSPANPPSGCVFRTRCPNVLAECSQVVPDLRETSQGLYKACIRDDLD; from the coding sequence ATGGCGGTTCCTCTCCTGTCGGTTCGCAACCTCTCGAAACATTACGACGACCGCGGCTCGAGGCTCACGATCCTCCATGACGTTTCCTTCGAGATCGGCAAGGGCGAAGTCGTCGGTCTCGTCGGCGAGTCCGGTAGCGGCAAGACCACGATCGGACGATCGGTCCTGCGTCTTGTCGAACCGTCCTCCGGAAGCGTCCGCTACGACGGGGTGGAACTGACGACGCTTTCTGCGAAGGAGATGCAGAAGGCCCGGCCGCGCATGCAGTATGTTTTCCAGGACCCGTTCGCAAGTCTTTCGCCACGGATGACCGTGGGGCAGATCCTGACGGAGGGCCTCGGGATCCAGGGGATCGGCAACGCCGCGGAAAGAGTGGCTCGCGCGCGGCAGTCCCTGGAATTGGTCGACCTGCCCGGCGATGCGATGAACCGCTACGCCTATGAATTCTCCGGCGGGCAACGCCAGCGCATCGGCATCGCCCGCGCCTTGACGCTTGCCCCTGAGTTCATCGTCGCCGACGAGCCGGTGTCGGCGCTCGACGTTTCGATCCAGGCCCAGGTCATCAACCTGCTCCGAGACCTGCAACAGCGTCTCGGACTGACCATGCTGTTCATCAGCCATGATCTGGCCGTAGTCGAATACATATGCGATCGCGTGATCGTCCTCTATCTCGGCCGGATCATGGAAATCGCCCGCAGCGAAGAGCTCTACAGCCGTCCGCAGCATCCCTACACGCGCGCGCTGCTGTCCGCGATCCCTACACCCGATGTCGATGCGAAACGCGATCGGCAGATCCTGACGGGCGACATCCCGAGCCCTGCCAACCCGCCAAGCGGCTGCGTGTTCCGGACGCGCTGTCCGAACGTTCTCGCGGAATGCAGTCAGGTGGTTCCAGATCTAAGGGAAACATCACAGGGGCTTTACAAAGCCTGCATCCGCGACGACCTTGATTAA
- a CDS encoding ABC transporter ATP-binding protein, with product MMPVVDTILEVSGLRTVFRLRSGDVTAVSDIDLSIAAGETVALVGESGSGKSVTSLSVMRLLTEKVGVIASGSVRLKRKNDTVADLVRLGESEMRSIRGDDIGMVFQEPMSSLNPVFTVGDQIAEPIRIHRNADRKSAMETAVALLEMVGIPDARRRAGQYPHELSGGMRQRVTIAMALACDPTLLIADEPTTALDVTIQAQILDLLRKLQRERGMAMLFVTHNLGVVAEIAHRVAVMYAGRIVETGPVSEVFRRPRHPYTIGLLASMPRLGDASRMKQAGEQLAAIPGVVPSLTNMPPGCAFEPRCRFAVEACRQAIPPLLHVNPHHGSRCIRWEEL from the coding sequence ATGATGCCGGTCGTCGATACGATCCTGGAAGTCAGCGGGTTACGAACGGTCTTCCGTCTGCGTTCGGGTGACGTGACGGCGGTCAGTGACATCGACCTGAGCATCGCCGCTGGAGAAACAGTGGCGTTGGTCGGGGAGTCCGGCTCCGGGAAGTCCGTCACCAGCCTGTCGGTGATGCGCCTGTTGACCGAAAAGGTGGGCGTGATCGCCTCCGGCAGCGTCCGGCTGAAACGGAAGAACGATACCGTGGCGGACCTCGTCCGCCTCGGTGAAAGCGAGATGCGGTCGATCCGCGGCGACGATATCGGAATGGTCTTCCAGGAGCCGATGTCCAGCTTGAACCCGGTCTTCACCGTCGGCGACCAGATCGCGGAACCGATCCGAATCCATCGGAATGCAGACCGGAAATCGGCAATGGAGACCGCGGTCGCCCTTCTCGAAATGGTTGGCATTCCGGACGCGCGGCGACGGGCCGGCCAGTATCCTCATGAGCTATCGGGCGGCATGCGGCAGCGGGTGACAATCGCCATGGCATTGGCCTGCGATCCCACTCTGCTGATCGCCGACGAACCGACCACGGCGCTGGACGTCACCATCCAAGCCCAGATCCTGGACCTCCTTCGAAAGCTTCAACGCGAACGCGGGATGGCCATGCTGTTCGTCACGCACAATCTGGGGGTCGTCGCGGAAATTGCTCATCGGGTCGCAGTCATGTATGCGGGGAGGATCGTTGAGACTGGCCCGGTCAGCGAGGTGTTCCGCAGACCGCGTCATCCCTACACGATCGGCCTGCTCGCTTCGATGCCCAGGCTCGGTGATGCGTCCCGTATGAAGCAGGCCGGCGAGCAGCTTGCCGCGATCCCGGGCGTCGTGCCGAGCCTCACGAACATGCCTCCGGGCTGTGCCTTCGAACCGCGTTGCCGCTTCGCTGTCGAAGCATGCCGCCAGGCGATACCACCACTTCTACACGTCAATCCACATCATGGCAGCCGATGCATTCGTTGGGAGGAGTTGTGA
- a CDS encoding dihydrodipicolinate synthase family protein: protein MNKFKGVVPPVVTPLNADFTVDYPSYTRVLERLLDAGCHGLFVLGSSSEVVFFDKETRQRIIEHSAEIVNGRVPLIAGVIDATTDLVIEHAIVAKAAGADAVVVTAPYYTVTSQAEILDHFRYIHDAVDVPLIAYDIPVCVHAKLQRQTTVALAKEGTIVGLKDSSGDDGNFRYVLLDLADNKEFFAMTGSEIVVDSALLMGAHGVVPGIANVDPHGYVRLWDAAQRGDWSAARKEQERLCRLFEIVWVGRNRVSGGASGIGAFKAAMKSLGVIDTALMPRPRAALNEAETAKIDSILHATGLLP from the coding sequence ATGAACAAGTTTAAGGGTGTTGTCCCCCCGGTCGTCACGCCGCTGAATGCCGACTTTACCGTCGACTATCCGTCCTATACGCGGGTCCTCGAACGTCTGCTGGATGCGGGCTGCCACGGCCTGTTCGTGCTCGGATCGTCGAGCGAGGTGGTGTTTTTCGACAAGGAAACGCGACAGCGGATCATCGAGCATTCTGCGGAGATCGTAAACGGCCGCGTTCCGCTCATCGCCGGCGTGATCGATGCGACGACGGACCTCGTCATCGAACATGCGATAGTCGCGAAGGCCGCCGGTGCGGACGCGGTTGTCGTCACCGCACCGTACTACACCGTCACCAGTCAGGCCGAGATCCTGGACCACTTCCGCTATATCCATGACGCTGTCGACGTGCCGCTGATCGCCTACGACATTCCCGTTTGCGTGCATGCCAAACTGCAGCGTCAGACAACGGTGGCGCTCGCGAAGGAAGGAACCATTGTCGGCCTGAAGGACTCCAGCGGAGACGACGGGAACTTCCGCTATGTGCTGCTGGACCTTGCCGACAACAAGGAGTTCTTCGCGATGACGGGCTCGGAGATCGTGGTCGACAGCGCCCTTCTGATGGGCGCACACGGCGTCGTCCCCGGGATCGCGAATGTCGATCCGCACGGATACGTCCGTCTCTGGGATGCCGCTCAGCGTGGCGATTGGTCGGCGGCACGGAAAGAACAGGAACGTCTGTGCCGTCTCTTCGAAATCGTCTGGGTCGGCAGGAACCGGGTTAGCGGGGGCGCATCGGGCATCGGAGCCTTCAAGGCCGCCATGAAGAGTCTCGGCGTCATCGATACGGCACTGATGCCACGCCCCCGCGCCGCCTTGAACGAAGCGGAAACCGCGAAGATCGATTCCATCCTGCATGCCACAGGCTTGCTTCCGTGA